The genomic segment AGTTAGTTGCTGTATGAAATATTATACATTTGTTACTATGCTTATTGAGTGTGAATATTGGATTATGGATTTTCTATCCATCTGAAAATTGTAGTCTGAATTAAACGTAATCTAATGAGTATAATACCCTATTGAACATTACATACTTTAATTTGTAGAAATTTTGCTTGCTATTTTCCTCACAAATAATAGATGATAAACAATTTAACGATAATAATGTTTATCACTACTATGCTGGATAAAATATCAACTTGGTTTATCTAATTGAATTATCTATTGGTTAATGCTAGCTGCTATATGTAAGTATAATATGAGTAGATATGTAGAGAACAAAGGTGTCACCCCTTTCAGTCCTTAAATGATCTACTGAAATTGGCGATAGGGAAGTGTTGGGGAATATGAGATCAAAAGCAACTAACATTCTTCAAGTAATTGTTCTAATAACAGGTATTATTTATATATTGATAGGAATTGTTTTTTTTATTTCACCATTATTATTTGGAAGGATCTTTGCAATCAACATAACTGAAGATTGGTTTAATGGAATAAAATACGACACCTTTGTGGCTCCTCTATACTTTATGGCGAGAGGCTTTGCAGCAATGCTTTTTTCTATTGGTTTATCAATGATTTTACCGCTCTTTGATCCTTTAAGATATAGAGGATTGATATATTATACTAGCATTGTTTTCCCTATATTATCATCTTGCTTATTATTAATTAATGGGATACGATTTAGCCATGGGGTTGTAACTCTTTTTGGTATAATTTTTTTAATAATATTAATATTTACAATTATTGGTTTGGTTATAACAAATAAAAGTGCAAAGTCAGTGGTTGAATAGTCCTAAGGCAACAGAAATTCAAAATACCTATCAATCATAATTTGAATGGTAGTATAAAAAAATATGAAATTCTCTTCTACAAAATCACATTTTTCTCATAAACCTGCTTCCTGTCTGATATTGTTAAGTTGTTCTATACATGCTATGTACTCCGATCCTTGGATACCCATTTGATAACTTATCCCCATAACTAATGGGTAATTATTTAGTCTTTCACCTTAATAAGGGGAATTGATTGAAATATTTTATTTTTATTAACATGTTACCTGATTTCATACTGCCCGATAGTGAGAAGCGAGACAGATTTGATAATCACACAATTAAAGGAGCATACCAATGGAATTAAAGATGAAAAGGGTGGGAAATGTGCTTGTTATCTATCTTTCAGGTAGATTAGACATTCATCTTTCTGTAAATGTTGAAGAAGAGATAAACAGAATTATTGATGAAGAACAAAATTCTCACTTGCTCCTAAATTTATCAAATGTAGAATATATGAGTTCTTCAGGAATACGTATCCTTGTCTCTACCATGAGAAAATTACAGGCGAATATGAGGAAGATGAAGATATGTAATATGAACAACGATGTTAAGAAAATTTTTGATATTGTTGAATTAATTGATATTTTTGAAATCTTTGATACTGAAACAGAGGCACTTGAATCCTTTATCTATAGCTGATAATGATTCCATATATAATTCAAAGGGATTGTGAAAATGGATAATACTGACGGGAAATTTACTATTAATTTATTCGATTTAGATTACATTGATAGCAAAAAAATTGAGATATACAGTAAGGAATTTGCCTTAGGAATAAAAAATTACATGCTCTACCAAAAATTTTCAAATTTCAGATGGCCCCTCTGGATAAATGATTCCCTAAATAAGACTTCAAAATCTCTCAGTCCAAATCAACCAATTTTATTATTAAATTCAACTAATAGAAATTGTATTTCATTGTCAAATCTACATTCAACAGGGAAAACAAAAATTGATCCTACTGGGATGATTTCCCCATCTTATGACAATTGGTCAATTGAGTTCTGGATTTCAAGGGGTAGATTTCTCTTCAGGGCCCAAGACAGGATGAAACATGTAACACAGTATAGGGACAGCAAAACATTTATTATTGTTACGAACTGGGAGGAAAGGGATTTCGAATTAATTGAGCACGTCTTTTGCGCTATAAATGATAGTGATGATGTGATTATTGAGCTAGATTGTAAATATAATAGGAAGGAAGCTGCTAGCTTGTTAGTTGTTATCAGGCCCTATAATTCGCTTTTCCTTGGTGGAATTGAATCAGTAAATTATATAAGTGAAACAAAAAGAATGAGAATAAATGATATTGATAGAGTATTGATTGATCAAGAGCCCGATTTCCTATTAAGCAGCATTGGAATTAAGGGGGATATTGATATTACTTCAACTAGGGATAATATAGATAAGGAAAAATGTAGATTCGGTATGGCAACTTTAGCTCTGGGTTATAACCTTCATAATGGAGCGAATGAGCTAAAAATGAGATTAAGCCAATCAAAAGAAAACGAGACAGCTGATGGGAAGATTAATTTTAAAAATCTGAAAAAAAATTATATACAATATACAAATTTTTGGATGAAAAATGGTTTTTATCTGAAATTTCCTGAAAAATGTTTAGAGGATTGGTTTTTTACTTCAAAGATGTCAGTTATCAATTCCTATGATATGGATCTATCAAATGCAACAATATGTTCAAATTTTAACATGAAATCAATATATTACTTCACATCTGCCCTAAACAGAATGGGATATCTATCAGAATCCTCCAAAACTATTGATTCTATACTAAACGATTTTATACTAACTGATAAAGCGGACTTCTTGGAGTTTATTGGTGGTTGTTATCTCATAAGTTCAATTTCTGATTATTTTATTCATTCTAGAAATATAGATTATCTTAAGACGAAATACAAAATCATCAAGAATATTGCCCTTGAACTCTATAGCAGATCCTTCAACCTTTGGGGCAAGGATAAGGGATTAAATGAGGAGAGAAATTCCATTGAAAATTATTTTTTACATGAGAGCCATATCTATGATATGATTATAGTATCATTTTCACTCAATCAATTTTCCTATCTGTCGAGGTGTCTTGGAATTTTTGGAGATGAGATAAAATTCAATAAGGAATCAACCAGGCTTGAGGAATTGATCTTAGATGATCTCAGATATTATTTTGAGAAGGAGTTGGATGATAACAAGTTAAAAAGAGATGATAATGAATTTTTCTGTTATAGGGTATTTGCCGGGCTACCATTCACAGTCAATTCATTAAAGATTGAGGATTTGAAGGTTGTCATTGATAGGATTTTGGAAAATTTTAAGGATACACCAATATATTTTAAATCTATAGGTGGAAGTAATCTATTATTCACAATAATTGTCGGATTGAATCTGCTGTTAATAAAGGATTCGAGGGTGTATGATATTGTTACAACTCTGATAGAATTAGGAAAAGAAAGCTATGCATTACCCCAGTTCATCAATCCTAAAACAGGTCTCTGCATATCAGGAGAAGGGGATTCAATAGAAGTGTTGTCTGCTTTTTTTCTTTTACTGAGGTCAATTCTCTTTATTGATTTTCAAGATAGGCTTGAGTTATTACCTGTACCAAAAGCGGATTGGTTCTCCAAAGGCAAAGAAATAATAATAGAGAAAGCCCCATCAAGATTTGGTTACATCAATATCAATATTATATCAACAAAAGATGATATTCAGTTTCGTTTTAATGAAGCGCCTAAATTTCTCCCTCCAAATATAATGATTAACCTCCCTTTTGGAGTCAGGATTGAACAAGGAGAAGATTTTCTAGTCAAAAAAGTAATTGGCAATTCATATCTGATCAATGGTTGGCCAACAATTATCAAATTTTATAAAAAATAGAAAATAGCACAAACCATCTTAAATCATACAGGGATATGCATTATCCTTTGTGTGAACATATCTGCACATAGTTCTCATAGAGTGTCAGATAATACTACATACTAATATTGAGAATTTATATCTTTGCAACTGAATAGGAGAATATTGGTTCATAAACGATGGTGATAGCATGTTGACAGTATTATTATTAATAGTGATAATAATAATTGGAATTCTAATATACTACTTTTTATACATTGCCCCTAAAATTGAACCGAAGAACAGAGCTGAAAGCTTCATTAAACAGAACATGTTCGAGGAGGCGATTTTAGAATATAAAAAAATATTGGATTTGGAGCCATCTAATTATTACATTCACTTCAAAATAGCTGAACTCTATAAAAGATTAGGGAAAAATGACGAGGTTGTGTCACATCTGAAGGAGGTTATAAGCATAGATAAATATGACACTGAGGTGGATAGGATTGATGTTAAAAAGAGATTAGCCAAGGCATATTATATTCAGGGGAATATTGGGGATGCCTTCCAGACCTATTTGGATGTTTTGAGCATTTACCCTGATGATGTTGATGCTGTTTATCATGTGTCTTTCATCACCCTTGGGCAGGAGGAATTTGGAATCGCAAAAAGATATTTTGACAGACTCTTAAAGTTAAGAAAGGATGATTTTGAGATTTATTTTGGTGCTGGTATAAGCAGCTATCAAAACAATAAAATTGATGACGCTGTTAATTATTTCCAAGAGGCGGTTTCAATCAGGCCACAATCTGATATCGCCAATCTTGCAATCGGCATCGCTCTTTTAGGTAAGGAGAATTATAGAGAAGCCATCTCCTATCTAAAAAAGCTTGCGGATAGAGTAACACACGTGGATGTACAGTATATTTCAAAGAGACTTTTAGCCTTTACGCTAATTCTTGCGAATAAGGTAGATGAAGGAGAAAAGATATTTGAAGAGCTATTGGAATTTGCGAGGAGTAATAACATGCAGGATAATGTGTTACTAACTCTATATGATCTAGGATTCACATGTTTAAAGTTAGAAAAACCCAAGCATGCTCAAAAATACTGGAATGAGTTATATCAATTGGATAGAGATTATGACAATATTGAGGTTTTATTAGAAAATATTAAGAGGGATAATGAGGCATCTTCAGATTTTGATGATGGTTTCGAGATGACTGCTCACGATTATATTGAGGATTGGGAGGCAAATGCCTTCCCCAGTAACTTTTTATGGGACATATGTGGTTTGAAGAGCGACAAGAAGTTTGATATAAAGAATGTTCTTGTGAAGACAAAGATTACTGATGCTGAGAATGGCGAAAAGAGGATTGCTTCAGATTCAGTCAATGATTCGAATGATCGAATTGAAAAGTTTTTAGCTATCGATACAGAAAGCTTTCGGATAACATCAAATAGAGTTATATCTAAAATGGGATATAAGGTTGATGAGATATTGCAGACTTATAGAGAATCCGACGGAGTTGATTTTATCGCTTATTCCGAGGAAAATAAGAAAAAGGTTCTTATATGGGTGAGGAGATGGGGTGAGGCGAAGGTGGGTGAGATTACCCTTAGAAATTTTGCCCAGGGAATAAATGATGCTAAGGTTGAAATTGGATTATTTATTTCAACAGCAATGCTGACCGAACCTGCAGAACGCAGCCTAAAAAAACTCAATAAGGTGGTTGTTATTTATCCTGATGAGCTTAATGATCTTCTGCGAGGACTGATCTAACTCATGGTCTTTTTTAAAAAGGATGACGTCCAAAGAATAATGATAAAAAAAATAGATCAGGGTGATGATTTTTTTAGATTGAGCAAAAATAGTATTGTAACGCTGAAGAGATCTATAGATAACTTCGGACTACTGGATCCTCCAATATTATTACGCAGGGATGACAGGTATGTAATTGTCTTTGGTCACAATAGGATAAAGGTTTTAGTGGAGTTGGATTATGAATACATTGATTCACTTGTGTTAGATTGTATACCCGACCGCTTATTTCTTGAATATATTCTGTTAAAGAGTCTCAGAGGGGAGATCGGTCCTATTGGCAGGATAAAGGCTATTAATATTTTAAAAAACTATTTCGGATTGAATAATGAAATACTCTCTACTGTGAGCAAATACCTTAACATCCCAGATGAGCTTATTCGAAGAGATGAGTTATATGAAAATATAGTTAATCTGCCAGTAATTTTACAAGATTACCTTGATATAAAAGAGATCGGCTATAAAGCAATAAAAAATATATTTTACATACCCTCTGAGGGCATCTCCCTTCTTATAGACTGGATTATCGTCACTAACATGCGCATCAATATTTTCAAGAATATTGTTGATTATATTATTGATATTTACAAGAGGGATGGGAATCTCAATTCTTTGAGGGACATTGATGTGAGCACAATACAAGATAGACGGGAAAAGGAGAATCATCTTTTTGATAGAATATTTAGGGTGAGGTATCCCGAATATTCAGGTTTGAGAGAGAGGGCTGAAGGTATTGTAAAGAGATTCAAGGGTATGGGTGTTCAGATAAGCTATCCCAAGTACTTTGAAGGAGAAACGATTAAGCTAACCTTCAACATTAGCAATAGAGAGGATATTGAATCCATTATGGATAGGTTTAAGAAAATCGATATGAAGGCTATTGCGGAGCTTAGGGAATTATTATAGAGTTCAACTTAGGAGAAGAATCTGCTCATATCATTTAAAACCATTTTAATGGTCTCATCAATAGAAAGCTTTGATTTATAACCAGCTGCATTTTTATGCCCCCCGCCACCATTGGCCATGGCAATCTCCGCAACATCATAATCGCCTTTAGTCCTCATGCTAACCTTTACTGGACCTTCGATATCCTGTTTAACCAGAATGCTCGCTACTATACCCTCGATCGTTAAGGGAAGATTTATATTGATCTCCCCCTCAGAAAACGGAGCGCCGGTTTGGATTAACATTTCAGGGGTTAATTTCATAAGTATAAGTTTTCTGTCAAAATGGATCTCCATGGCTGCAAGCATTTTTGCTCTGAGTTCAAAGCTGGCCAGAGAATTGTTTTCGTAAATCTCTTCATATATCTTAAAGGGGTATGCTCCAAGTCTTACAAGATGGGAAGCGATCTCATAGGTTTCAGGGGATGTCTTGGGATACCTGAAGGAGCCTGTATCAGAAAGGATTCCAGCGAACAGGGCTTGAGCCGATTTGAAACTCGGTTCAAGGTTATAGTGAATAATGATATCATAGACAATCTCACAGGCTGAAGACGCTTCAGCCTTGATAAAATTTTCCTCAAACATATCCTGACCACCCTCATGATGATCAATTATAAAAACATCTGTAATCCTATCCCTTAAAATCTTATATGCAGAGCCTATATTATCAAAGCTATTTGTATCTAAAACAATCACAGCGTATTTGTTTAAGTCCTCTAGATGCGTTAACTCATCATTTAAAATTTTTATCTCATTATCCATGTCAAGAAAGTGATACTTATTGGGGGTTGGATCTGAGTTTAATATCAGTGAGGTCTTTCCAAGGTGATTCAATAGTTCATGAAATGCAATCTCAGCTCCTATGCCATCACCATCAGGACTCTCATGGGTTGAGATTATAAATCTATCGTGCTCGGTTAGAAATTTATCCAGATTTTTAATACCAAGAACCATTGAATCAAGCCTTTCCAATTTCTGTATTCTTTTTTAATAAGGGGAATCCCATCTCTTCTCTAATCTCAAGGTACTGTTTAGCGCATAATCTTGCTAACTTACGTACCCTTGCAATATATCCAACCCTCTCAGTCACTGAGATTGCTCCACGAGCATCGAGCATGTTGAAGACATGTGAACATTTTAACACATAATCATATGCTGGCAACACAATTCTGACATCAGGATTTTCAAGAATAGCCATACACTCCATTTCATAGATGTCAAACAGCTTAAAATGTTTATCTATATCAGCTATATTAAAATTATAATGAGAGAATTCGAACTCATCCCTTAGATGAATCTCTCCATAGGATATGTCCTTACTCCAATTCATATCATAGACACTATCCAATCCCTGAATATACATACATATCCGTTCAAGGCCATAGGTCAATTCTACGGATATTGGATCCAACTCAAAACTCCCGCACTGTTGAAAGTATGTAAATTGAGTTATTTCCATTCCATCTAGCCAGACCTCCCAACCAAGTCCAGAAGCGCCCAGAGTCGGAGAATCCCAGTCATCTTCAACAAATCTTACATCATGCTCTTCTAACTTAATCCCTAAATAACCTAGGGAATCCAGGTAAAGTTCCTGAATATTTAGAGGTGAAGGTTTCATAATAACTTGAAACTGATAGTAATGTTGAAGTCTTATGGGATTATCACCATATCTTCCGTCAGCAGGTCTCCTAGATGGCTCAACATAAGCGATATTCCATGGTTCTGGCCCAAGAACTCGTAAAAAGGTCGCAGGGTTGAAGGTCCCGGCACCCACCTCTAAATCGTATCCCTGGAAAATAGTACAACCCTTACTGGACCAATACTCGCTAAGTTTCGAAATGATATCCTGAAAATACACGGTCTATTACCCTAGAAACAATTATGTATTATAATATGCAATCAAGTATATCTACACTGAATAATATACCTGCTATGTTACTTTGTCAACCCCCCTCCCTTGATATGGCATAAAACCTGATCAACACCTAAGACTTATGATAAATGATTTGATAAAAGCCCATTTAATATGGAGATCAGATGGAAGGATAAATCGTTTATTGATTATTAACTTCGAAATTCCTTCATTGAGGATTTCATATTCATAGGAATGAGGAGACACGTAAATGAGAAGTATAATTAAGTCAAGTAATTATTGAAATTATCATCTATGGTTGTTGCTTGATGATAAACTCTATATGGAGTAGAGTTAATTATATTTATATTCCCGGAAGCAAGGCGTCTTAAAAATTTATGAAATGGTAATCACGAAAAATAAATTTCAAATTCAGGAGAATGATTGAAATTAACAATCAAACTGCATTAAGCCTTAAGCCTATTAAACTCAATCATTGATTTTTATACTGTATATTGTTCATTGTAGGAATTTAATAAAATACCATGTAGCATCTTAAAATCTTCACTATTATTTATATTGAAATATTCCAAAACATCCTTTTCAATAACCTCAAACCTATATTTATTATCTTCAATCTCTGTAAAAACCTTTGCCAAATATACAATATAGATCAACTCCCTATACTTTTCATATGCTATATGTGGCCTATTATGAAATTCTATGGTCTTTACAAATGCTTCATTAAACTTCCATTTTTTACATATAAGGCTGCCTAGGGTACTATGACTAATGCCAATAGTAATCTCTTCAATAAGTGTTGAGTCCTCAAATTTCTTTATTCCAGCAATCTCTTTGATTTTATTTGTCTTTTCAGGTTCGATTGCGAGAAGAACGATTTTCCCAATATCAGATAGAAGAGCTGATAGATATGCAAATTGACTCAGCCCAGTCTTTTTTACATGCATTGCTATTTTCTGAGCATAAAAGGCAGCCCTATATGAGTTATCCCATATGGCTTTAAACCTGCTATACCTTGAATCCATTATCTTTTGAACACCGCTTGCTATTAACAGGGTGTTTATCCCCTTTAAACCAATTATCTTTACTGCTTGTTCAATCGTCTCAACTTTATTTAGAACAATGTATCCGGCCGAATTAGCAAGCTTTAATATTGAAGTTGTTAGCCCTGGGTCTCTTTTAATGCTTTCGGATATCTCTTTTATGGTTGATTTCGGATTAGAGCATAACCTTTGGATCTCCAATATGTTTTCAGGAAGAGAAGGTATTTTTTCAACTTCTTTTAATATTTCATCAGCAATTTTTGAATTAAACTCAGACCGATTTAACTTTTGTGGAATAATTAACTGAGCAACAGTTCGCCTTTTATCCGTTGTAATATTGAATGATTCAGGAGAAAAACCTGCATTTTTCAATAACATTACCGCTATTATAAGTCCTAATCCTGCTCCCTCGGAGTCGTCAAGGACATCACCAAAGGATTCCGAAACATCATTATAGAGGTAGCCCTTTTTAATCCTGGCTTCTATCTTTGTTAATTCCTCTTCAATAATTGGGGTATTGTTAATAATTTCAATCCTCAATTTTTCAGGAGAATTTTTAAATAAAACTTGGACATATAGGTTTGACATTTTCATTTCTTCCAAGATCTCGCTCTTCTCTTCATAAACCTCTTTCTTAAATGTCTCCATGCCGCTGCGATAGTCATCTTTCTTTGTTATATCCAGTTTTTTTTTGCTGAAATACATTCTCTTTGTGTTAGCCTTCACTCCATTGGTTATCACTTCTCTGAGTACTGTAATCAATACATCCTTCATATATAATATATCATGTTTTTCCAGATATCGGTGTAGTATCCTTATGAGAAGGGCCTCAGCATCAGGAGTGAACAGGGAGAATTTTATATAAAAATTTTCTCCTTTCATTATTGATTTTTTATAATCAGGGGGATTGATAGTTAGAATGGAATTTTTTATTTCTCCCACTCTCATACTCCTTTAATATAATAATATATGCCAAAATCTAAACTATATGTAATATTGATTCAACCTTCATAAGTAGTCAAGCCATTCATAGTTTTTCTTAAAAGCTCCCTCAAAAAGAGTTCCAACAGCGAAGTATACTTGATCCTCACCATAATC from the Spirochaetota bacterium genome contains:
- a CDS encoding STAS domain-containing protein; translation: MELKMKRVGNVLVIYLSGRLDIHLSVNVEEEINRIIDEEQNSHLLLNLSNVEYMSSSGIRILVSTMRKLQANMRKMKICNMNNDVKKIFDIVELIDIFEIFDTETEALESFIYS
- a CDS encoding tetratricopeptide repeat protein — protein: MLTVLLLIVIIIIGILIYYFLYIAPKIEPKNRAESFIKQNMFEEAILEYKKILDLEPSNYYIHFKIAELYKRLGKNDEVVSHLKEVISIDKYDTEVDRIDVKKRLAKAYYIQGNIGDAFQTYLDVLSIYPDDVDAVYHVSFITLGQEEFGIAKRYFDRLLKLRKDDFEIYFGAGISSYQNNKIDDAVNYFQEAVSIRPQSDIANLAIGIALLGKENYREAISYLKKLADRVTHVDVQYISKRLLAFTLILANKVDEGEKIFEELLEFARSNNMQDNVLLTLYDLGFTCLKLEKPKHAQKYWNELYQLDRDYDNIEVLLENIKRDNEASSDFDDGFEMTAHDYIEDWEANAFPSNFLWDICGLKSDKKFDIKNVLVKTKITDAENGEKRIASDSVNDSNDRIEKFLAIDTESFRITSNRVISKMGYKVDEILQTYRESDGVDFIAYSEENKKKVLIWVRRWGEAKVGEITLRNFAQGINDAKVEIGLFISTAMLTEPAERSLKKLNKVVVIYPDELNDLLRGLI
- a CDS encoding ParB N-terminal domain-containing protein, giving the protein MIKKIDQGDDFFRLSKNSIVTLKRSIDNFGLLDPPILLRRDDRYVIVFGHNRIKVLVELDYEYIDSLVLDCIPDRLFLEYILLKSLRGEIGPIGRIKAINILKNYFGLNNEILSTVSKYLNIPDELIRRDELYENIVNLPVILQDYLDIKEIGYKAIKNIFYIPSEGISLLIDWIIVTNMRINIFKNIVDYIIDIYKRDGNLNSLRDIDVSTIQDRREKENHLFDRIFRVRYPEYSGLRERAEGIVKRFKGMGVQISYPKYFEGETIKLTFNISNREDIESIMDRFKKIDMKAIAELRELL
- a CDS encoding bifunctional oligoribonuclease/PAP phosphatase NrnA, giving the protein MERLDSMVLGIKNLDKFLTEHDRFIISTHESPDGDGIGAEIAFHELLNHLGKTSLILNSDPTPNKYHFLDMDNEIKILNDELTHLEDLNKYAVIVLDTNSFDNIGSAYKILRDRITDVFIIDHHEGGQDMFEENFIKAEASSACEIVYDIIIHYNLEPSFKSAQALFAGILSDTGSFRYPKTSPETYEIASHLVRLGAYPFKIYEEIYENNSLASFELRAKMLAAMEIHFDRKLILMKLTPEMLIQTGAPFSEGEININLPLTIEGIVASILVKQDIEGPVKVSMRTKGDYDVAEIAMANGGGGHKNAAGYKSKLSIDETIKMVLNDMSRFFS
- a CDS encoding glycine--tRNA ligase subunit alpha, which gives rise to MYFQDIISKLSEYWSSKGCTIFQGYDLEVGAGTFNPATFLRVLGPEPWNIAYVEPSRRPADGRYGDNPIRLQHYYQFQVIMKPSPLNIQELYLDSLGYLGIKLEEHDVRFVEDDWDSPTLGASGLGWEVWLDGMEITQFTYFQQCGSFELDPISVELTYGLERICMYIQGLDSVYDMNWSKDISYGEIHLRDEFEFSHYNFNIADIDKHFKLFDIYEMECMAILENPDVRIVLPAYDYVLKCSHVFNMLDARGAISVTERVGYIARVRKLARLCAKQYLEIREEMGFPLLKKNTEIGKA
- a CDS encoding HDOD domain-containing protein; the protein is MGEIKNSILTINPPDYKKSIMKGENFYIKFSLFTPDAEALLIRILHRYLEKHDILYMKDVLITVLREVITNGVKANTKRMYFSKKKLDITKKDDYRSGMETFKKEVYEEKSEILEEMKMSNLYVQVLFKNSPEKLRIEIINNTPIIEEELTKIEARIKKGYLYNDVSESFGDVLDDSEGAGLGLIIAVMLLKNAGFSPESFNITTDKRRTVAQLIIPQKLNRSEFNSKIADEILKEVEKIPSLPENILEIQRLCSNPKSTIKEISESIKRDPGLTTSILKLANSAGYIVLNKVETIEQAVKIIGLKGINTLLIASGVQKIMDSRYSRFKAIWDNSYRAAFYAQKIAMHVKKTGLSQFAYLSALLSDIGKIVLLAIEPEKTNKIKEIAGIKKFEDSTLIEEITIGISHSTLGSLICKKWKFNEAFVKTIEFHNRPHIAYEKYRELIYIVYLAKVFTEIEDNKYRFEVIEKDVLEYFNINNSEDFKMLHGILLNSYNEQYTV